From Penicillium digitatum chromosome 5, complete sequence, one genomic window encodes:
- a CDS encoding Alanine racemase, N-terminal — protein MAPITPSQEDLQQFYIGKDLSDVPKPAAVLDVAIIRRHCETMLRTIKTLNIGFRAHVKSHKTPEIAKLQVGDSTEANFIASTVLEIEMMIPLLQDLKQRGRKVNILYGIPLVPSQVPLLAKASRELGENSITVMIDHPDQLPHLEKLSSLAGHSTCVFVKVDTGYHRAGLPPISLNKNGLLEKLASAEEKEGARLLGLYSHSSLSYSGTTPEKAMGHLISEIRGCKDALERNLHLLPKRELVISVGATPQVVSSQNLLRDDSPSAEAQELKALLRETNVELHAGVYPILDMQQFSTHASADAGMLEDEIAISVLTEVCSVYNDGEREKPEALLAVGTLALGREPCPSYSGWGVLSSWQLDGVPKASSERLVVERISQEHAIVTWESESQTEIPLRIGQVVKVHPNHACVTGAFYGWYFVVDSDHDSDASRIVDVWVRARGCGMRAW, from the exons ATGGCTCCTATAACACCGTCCCAGGAAGACTTGCAGCAATTCTACATCGGCAAGGACCTCAGCGATGTACCCAAACCGGCTGCTGTCCTCGACGTAGCAATCATCCGACGACACTGTGAGACAATGTTACGCACAATCAAAACGCTCAATATCGGATTCAGAGCTCATGTTAAGTCCCACAAG ACCCCCGAAATCGCCAAGCTTCAAGTCGGCGACAGCACTGAGGCCAATTTCATAGCCTCCACAGTTCTGGAGATCGAAATGATGATCCCTCTACTACAAGATCTGAAACAAAGAGGCCGCAAAGTTAACATACTCTATGGCATCCCCCTCGTCCCATCACAGGTTCCACTACTAGCCAAGGCATCCCGCGAGTTAGGCGAGAACAGCATCACTGTGATGATTGACCACCCAGACCAACTTCCTCACCTGGAGAAACTATCCTCTCTAGCAGGGCATTCGACCTGTGTATTTGTCAAGGTCGACACGGGCTACCACCGCGCCGGCTTGCCGCCCATATCCCTCAACAAGAACGGGTTACTCGAGAAACTTGCCTCCGCGGAGGAAAAAGAAGGGGCAAGGCTTCTCGGGTTGTACTCACACAGCAGTCTAAGCTATAGCGGGACAACCCCAGAGAAAGCGATGGGTCATTTGATCAGCGAGATCCGCGGATGCAAAGATGCCCTGGAGAGAAATTTGCATCTACTGCCCAAAAGAGAACTGGTCATCAGCGTTGGTGCTACGCCGCAGGTAGTGTCGTCCCAGAATTTGCTGCGCGATGACTCTCCCTCCGCGGAAGCGCAGGAGCTCAAGGCTTTGCTTCGTGAGACCAATGTCGAGCTGCATGCTGGCGTCTATCCCATCCTGGATATGCAACAATTCTCCACACATGCTAGTGCTGATGCTGGGATGTTGGAGGATGAAATTGCCATCTCGGTGCTCACTGAAGTGTGCAGCGTGTATAACGATGGCGAACGCGAAAAGCCCGAGGCGCTCCTCGCTGTCGGGACGCTTGCACTGGGTCGAGAGCCGTGTCCGAGTTACTCCGGCTGGGGGGttctttcttcttggcaACTGGATGGAGTGCCTAAAGCTTCGTCGGAGAGATTGGTTGTCGAAAGGATCAGTCAGGAGCATGCAATTGTGACTTGGGAGAGTGAGTCCCAGACGGAGATTCCCCTGCGAATTGGACAAGTGGTTAAAGTGCACCCGAATCATGCTTGTGTTACCGGTGCCTTTTATGGCTGGTATTTTGTTGTCGATTCGGATCACGACAGCGACGCGTCTCGGATTGTGGATGTTTGGGTTCGGGCGAGAGGGTGTGGTATGAGAGCTTGGTAG
- a CDS encoding Permease, cytosine/purine, uracil, thiamine, allantoin, which produces MTPSDVEKAHSLHTLEDPIQFHLDKSASRCSSDDLDLAKPGPVSQSTCQQWIANLKNVESRGIEPIPIENREPITSSTILHMLLMWFSMTLATNNIVIGSMGTLVLGLSFKDAALCAVFGCLAGNCIVGFISTLGPKSGNRTLIVARYFMGYYPSKVCIILNLFTNIGYSMVNSVVGGQILSGVSGDHLSVIVGIIIVAVTSWAMALFGMKIFQLYERVAWLPQLLVICVMVGSAGPNFDFNIQTPMSTEQLIAKRLTFFSLALSIGLAWAPLAADYYVYLPPQMKSSRTFLVTVFAATTAMAIVLLVGIGLGTVIASSAHSASKYGSSPGGVLMTAYDGLGGFGKFCAVINVLALVANNTPGAYSMGMNLQMVGGVFGKVPRSVFTTLATVIYAACAMGGRDRLYEIFKSFLPLIGYWVMMFVVIIFEEDMVFRRKRGYDWSQWNCRDKLPWGIAAGVSFLIGWAGAIVGMSQAYYIGPIAQMAAEADLGLWLGAGFTAMVFPPLRALELKFIGR; this is translated from the exons ATGACGCCCAGCGATGTCGAAAAAGCCCACAGCTTGCATACTCTCGAGGATCCGATCCAGTTTCACCTCGATAAAAGTGCCTCAAGATGCTCCTCTGACGACTTAGACCTCGCAAAGCCTGGCCCCGTATCACAGTCAACATGCCAACAATGGATTGCAAACTTGAAAAATGTGGAGAGCCGCGGTATCGAGCCTATTCCCATCGAAAATCGAGAGCCAATAACATCTTCAACCATACTTCATATGCTGCTAATGTGGTTTAGCATGACATTGGCTACAAACAACATCGTTATTGGATCAATGGGCACACTCGTGTTAGGCCTCAGCTTCAAGGACGCGGCTCTCTGTGCTGTATTTGGATGTTTAGCCGGCAACTGCATTGTTGGCTTTATAAGCACATTGGGACCAAAAAGCGGGAACCGAACTTtg ATCGTGGCCCGATATTTTATGGGCTATTATCCAAGCAAAGTTTGCATTATCCTAAACCTTTTCACCAATATCGGATATAGCATGGTAAACAGCGTCGTAGGTGGCCAGATTTTGTCTGGGGTCTCTGGTGATCATCTTTCCGTGATAGTGGGCATTATCATTGTTGCCGTTACCAGCTGGGCTATGGCCCTCTTTGGCATGAAAATCTTTCAACTATATGAACG AGTTGCCTGGTTGCCACAGCTGCTGGTGATATGCGTGATGGTGGGTTCAGCAGGGCCTAATTTCGACTTCAACATTCAGACCCCAATGTCTACAGAACAATTGATTGCCAAAAGACTAACGTTCTTCTCCCTGGCATTGTCCATTGGCCTCGCCTGGGCCCCGCTTGCCGCTGATTACTATGTCTATCTCCCACCGCAAATGAAGAGCTCTCGGACATTCCTGGTCACAGTCTTCGCCGCCACTACTGCCATGGCAATTGTTCTCCTTGTGGGCATTGGTCTTGGAACCGTCATTGCCAGCTCCGCACATTCTGCGTCCAAGTACGGCAGCAGTCCTGGAGGCGTGCTGATGACAGCATATGACGGCCTTGGAGGGTTCGGAAAATTCTGTGCTGTTATCAATGTCCTCGCCTTGGTTGCCAATAATACTCCCGGGGCGTACTCAATGGGAATGAATTTACAGATGGTTGGCGGGGTTTTTGGAAAGGTTCCCCGGTCAGTGTTCACGACTCTCGCTACTGTTATCTACGCCGCATGCGCGATGGGAGGCCGGGACCGGCTTTACGAAATCTTCAAGTCTTTCCTGCCTCTGATCGGATATTGGGTCATGATGTTTGTCGTAATTATCTTCGAAGAAGACATGGTCTTCCGCCGAAAAAGAGGCTATGACTGGTCTCAGTGGAATTGTCGCGATAAACTGCCTTGGGGGATTGCAGCGGGAGTTTCTTTCCTGATTGGGTGGGCTGGAGCAATTGTCGGCATG TCTCAAGCGTACTACATCGGCCCCATTGCGCAGATGGCTGCCGAAGCCGATCTGGGTCTCTGGTTGGGTGCAGGCTTCACTGCGATGGTTTTCCCACCGTTACGGGCATTGGAGCTAAAATTCATTGGTCGCTAG
- a CDS encoding beta-tubulin has translation MREIVHLQTGQCGNQIGAAFWQTISGEHGLDGDGQYNGTSDLQLERMNVYFNHASGDKYVPRAVLVDLEPGTMDAVRSGPFGKLFRPDNFVFGQSGAGNNWAKGHYTEGAELVDQVLDVVRREAEGCDCLQGFQITHSLGGGTGAGMGTLLISKIREEFPDRMMATFSVVPSPKVSDTVVEPYNATLSVHQLVEHSDETYCIDNEALYDICMRTLKLSQPSYGDLNHLVSAVMSGVTTSLRFPGQLNSDLRKLAVNMVPFPRLHFFMVGFAPLTSRGGSSYRQVSVPELTQQMFDPKNMMAASDFRNGRYLTCSALFRGKISMKEVEDQMRNIQNKNQSYFVEWIPNNVQTALCSVPPRGLKMSSTFVGNSTSIQELFKRVGDQFAAMFRRKAFLHWYTGEGMDEMEFTEAESNMNDLVSEYQQYQEASVSEGEEEYLAEDIVDEEV, from the exons ATGCGTGAGATT GTTCACCTCCAAACCGGCCAGTGT GGTAACCAAATTGGTGCCGCTTTCTG GCAAACCATCTCTGGCGAGCACGGCCTCGATGGCGATGGACA GTACAATGGTACCTCCGACCTTCAGCTCGAGCGTATGAACGTCTACTTCAACCAT GCCAGCGGTGACAAGTACGTTCCCCGTGCCGTTCTAGTCGATCTGGAGCCCGGCACCATGGACGCTGTCCGCTCCGGTCCCTTTGGCAAGCTTTTCCGCCCCGACAACTTCGTCTTCGGTCAGTCCGGTGCTGGTAACAACTGGGCTAAGGGTCACTACACTGAGGGTGCCGAACTTGTTGACCAGGTTCTCGATGTCGTCCGCCGTGAGGCAGAGGGCTGCGACTGCCTCCAGGGTTTCCAGATCACCCACTCCCTGGGTGGTGGTACCGGTGCCGGTATGGGTACACTCTTGATCTCCAAGATCCGTGAGGAGTTCCCCGACCGTATGATGGCCACTTTTTCCGTCGTCCCCTCCCCCAAGGTCTCCGACACCGTTGTTGAGCCTTACAACGCCACCCTCTCTGTTCACCAGCTTGTTGAGCACTCCGACGAGACTTACTGTATCGATAACGAG GCCCTTTACGATATCTGCATGCGTACCCTCAAGCTCTCCCAGCCCTCCTACGGTGACCTGAACCACCTCGTCTCCGCCGTCATGTCCGGTGTGACCACCTCCCTCCGTTTCCCCGGTCAGCTCAACTCCGATCTCCGCAAGCTCGCCGTCAACATGGTTCCCTTCCCTCGTCTGCACTTCTTCATGGTCGGCTTCGCCCCCTTGACTAGCCGTGGCGGCTCTTCTTACCGCCAAGTCAGCGTCCCCGAGTTGACTCAGCAAATGTTCGACCCCAAGAACATGATGGCCGCTTCCGACTTCCGTAACGGCCGCTACCTTACTTGCTCTGCTTTGTTCCGCGGTAAGATCTCCATGAAGGAGGTTGAGGACCAGATGCGCAACATCCAGAACAAGAACCAGAGCTACTTCGTTGAGTGGATCCCCAACAACGTCCAGACTGCTCTGTGCTCTGTTCCCCCCCGTGGCCTCAAGATGTCTTCCACCTTCGTCGGTAACTCCACCTCCATCCAGGAGCTCTTCAAGCGTGTCGGCGATCAGTTCGCTGCCATGTTCCGTCGCAAGGCTTTCTTGCACTGGTACACTGGTGAGGGTATGGACGAGATGGAGTTCACTGAGGCCGAGAGCAACATGAACGACCTTGTCTCCGAGTACCAGCAGTACCAGGAGGCCTCCGTCtccgagggcgaggaggagTA CCTCGCTGAGGACATTGTTGACGAGGAGGTTTAA
- a CDS encoding Permease, cytosine/purine, uracil, thiamine, allantoin, producing the protein MTAQILPYAVGFLLAWPVLTTTLRFHRLRKLHKQFAYLTRESMSKMTIEEAFQIQKQIAWLEFPFTFGKSFQFALFRTYGIPSISTLLVKTSQFSSPETSLKRYTDTRVLMQEVIGNNPTSARAHLGLARTHYLHSGYRASGKILDDDMLFTLALFALQPIRFINRYEWRQLTDLERCAIATFWKSVGDGLDISYEKLPSGKNGFRDGLQWLEEIDAWSEEYEARFMVPDNKNRETADQTTAVLAYTLPKIFHPAAFQVVSFMMDDRLRKAMYYDPPSAFYSALLSAILTARKLFLRYLALPRPYFLRATLFTEEPDQNNRFFLTQWDAAPYYVKPTFWNRWGPMAWLSWALGRPLPGDEGDKYYPTGYSIADVGPKQFERKGRKQMDEILLELKEHRTGKCPFH; encoded by the exons ATGACAGCCCAAATACTTCCCTACGCTGTGGGCTTTCTTCTCGCTTGGCCCGTACTAACTACAACCCTACGGTTCCATCGTCTACGCAAGCTCCACAAGCAATTTGCCTACCTAACGCGGGAGTCGATGTCCAAAATGACCATTGAAGAAGCCTTTCAAATTCAAAAACAAATCGCGTGGCTCGAATTCCCATTCACATTCGGCAAGAGCTTCCAATTCGCCTTATTCCGG ACCTACGGCATTCCCTCAATCTCCACACTCCTCGTAAAAACAAGCCAATTCTCCAGCCCAGAAACCTCCCTCAAGCGGTACACAGATACCCGCGTCCTCATGCAAGAAGTGATCGGTAACAACCCGACTTCCGCACGCGCACACCTCGGTCTTGCACGGACGCACTACCTACATAGCGGATATAGGGCCTCCGGTAAGATCCTCGATGACGATATGCTTTTCACGCTAGCGCTATTTGCACTCCAGCCGATTCGGTTCATCAATCGTTACGAGTGGCGCCAGCTGACTGACCTGGAGCGTTGTGCTATCGCGACTTTCTGGAAGAGTGTGGGTGATGGGCTTGATATTAGCTATGAAAAACTCCCGTCTGGTAAGAACGGGTTCCGGGATGGGCTCCAGTGGCTTGAGGAGATCGATGCTTGGAGTGAAGAGTATGAGGCGAGGTTTATGGTGCCTGATAATAAGAATCGTGAGACGGCGGATCAGACTACTGCTGTGCTGGCTTACACGCTGCCTAAAATATTCCATCCGGCTGCGTTCCAGGTCGTTTCGTTCATGATGGATGACAGGCTTAGGAAGGCGATGTA TTATGATCCTCCCTCCGCATTCTACTCGGCACTCTTGTCAGCTATACTCACAGCTCGCAAGCTTTTCCTCCGCTATCTAGCTCTACCACGACCGTACTTCTTGCGCGCTACCTTGTTCACCGAGGAGCCGGATCAAAACAACCGCTTCTTCCTCACCCAGTGGGATGCCGCGCCGTACTATGTCAAGCCCACGTTCTGGAACCGCTGGGGACCGATGGCGTGGCTGAGTTGGGCTCTAGGGCGGCCTCTGCCTGGCGATGAGGGAGATAAGTATTATCCTACAGGATATAGTATTGCGGATGTTGGACCAAAGCAATTTGAAAGGAAGGGGAGGAAGCAGATGGATGAGATTCTATTGGAGTTAAAGGAGCATCGGACTGGCAAATGTCCTTTTCACTGA
- a CDS encoding Nuclear mRNA splicing factor-associated protein, putative yields MDFPTDVAEFDSDPRISFSRLDNSFLLETSDGREFLFNSILKRWVETIDEALIRKQQGYGSDDGETEIVHPRDRKKRKSSHDETAEPKVKKPRVNTAVWVTKIPGDAELSEIQDVFSKYGILAEELDTGKPRIKMYTDENGNFNGEALIVYFRPESVNLAIDVLDETDFRMGSRNPAGPMRVQAADFSYKREQDVQPKVTMTMKEKKKLKERAERLNKKLSDWGDDEAEQALEVMKAAEEAKRHVILKHMFTLKELEEDPLASIEIQDDIRSECSKIGEVTKVVVWDGEAEGVVTVRFVASADARRCVQIMSGRFFAGNTVLAYIWDGEEKFNKYHPRRDAGGKISNPLDADDEENERLERYGDWLESGGNQKTDKNQETANDKTNESQETDKN; encoded by the exons ATGGACTTTCCGACCGACGTGGCGGAGTTTGATAGCGACCCGCGCATCTCGTTCTCGCGCCTGGATAACAGCTTCCTACTCGAGACAAGCGACGGTCGCGAGTTCTTGTTCAACAGTATCCTGAAGAGATGGGTTGAAACG ATTGACGAGGCGCTTATCCGCAAGCAGCAAGGGTACGGCTCCGACGACGGTGAGACTGAGATCGTTCACCCACGCGATCGTAAGAAGCGCAAGAGCTCTCATGACGAG ACCGCCGAGCCTAAGGTTAAGAAGCCACGTGTTAACACTGCTGTTTGGGTTACCAAGATCCCCGGTGACGCTGAGCTGTCGGAGATTCAAGACGTGTTTTCGAAATATGGAATCCTCGCAGAAGAACTGGACACCGGAAAGCCCCGAATTAAAATGTACACCGACGAAAATGGCAATTTCAACGGCGAGGCTTTAATCGTGTACTTCCGGCCTGAATCAGTCAACCTCGCGATTGATGTCCTCGACGAGACGGACTTCCGAATGGGTTCCCGCAATCCAGCTGGACCGATGCGTGTTCAGGCGGCCGACTTTTCGTACAAGCGTGAACAGGATGTGCAGCCGAAGGTTACCATGACTatgaaggaaaagaagaagctaAAGGAGCGGGCAGAGCGGTTGAATAA GAAACTTTCCGACTGGGGTGACGATGAAGCCGAACAGGCCTTGGAGGTGATGAAGGCTGCTGAGGAGGCTAAGCGACATGTGATTTTGAAACATATGTTTACACTGAAGGAGCTGGAG GAGGATCCGCTCGCCAGTATTGAGATTCAAGATGACATCCGCAGCGAGTGCTCTAAGATTGGCGAGGTGACTAAAGTGGTGGTTTGGGACGGTGAGGCTGAAGGTGTCGTGACTGTCCGATTTGTCGCATCAGCCGATGCACGTCGCTGTGTTCAG ATCATGAGTGGGCGCTTCTTTGCAGGCAATACTGTTCTTGCTTACATCTGGGATGGGGAGGAGAAATTCAACAAATACCACCCCCGACGAGACGCAGGAGGCAAAATTTCAAACCCTCTGGATGCAGATGATGAGGAGAACGAGCGCCTTGAGCGGTACGGAGATTGGCTGGAAAGCGGCGGAAATCAGAAGACCGACAAGAATCAGGAAACCGCCAATGACAAGACCAACGAGAGCCAGGAAACTGACAAGAACTAG
- a CDS encoding Altered inheritance of mitochondria protein — translation MKKMASLDFPAYGSLYFANAPLDLDSKIPFEQGFCVGPNCSPVFWNRNPGENELYRGPSPNCGSWRDFTRYYRGLIDTGFSRLPKEAINDRKLLPYQGSIQDHIRLLKTSREVIQKMVEDKRIEDAATPALLHPDFHKRNIYVSAEEPTVITGLIDWQSTSIEPAFIYANETPDFAALPRVPEQDLLENEQNETEISGPKERELKDASVCYQTYDVVMTALIPKLRPARLLDPTLFRLFHYCHTTWRDSAVAVRQELIELSARWVELGLEGPCPYSPTEAELKRPARGYEDFEAVQALKSWLRDNLDTNSDGWIPNDAWDAARVAHRAAYNEWIQTAKEAESRGEDMTVAKADKMWPFDAR, via the coding sequence ATGAAAAAGATGGCTTCACTAGACTTCCCGGCCTACGGCAGTCTATACTTCGCAAATGCGCCTCTAGACTTGGACTCAAAGATTCCCTTTGAGCAGGGCTTCTGTGTGGGACCAAATTGTAGTCCGGTTTTCTGGAATCGAAACCCGGGAGAAAATGAACTCTACCGTGGCCCAAGCCCCAATTGCGGATCTTGGAGGGATTTCACAAGGTATTATCGGGGTTTGATAGACACCGGTTTCTCTCGTTTGCCCAAAGAAGCCATCAATGATCGCAAGCTTCTGCCATATCAAGGATCAATTCAAGATCACATCCGTCTACTGAAAACAAGTCGAGAGGTGATACAAAAGATGGTTGAAGATAAACGCATTGAGGACGCTGCTACACCAGCTCTGCTTCACCCCGATTTTCACAAGAGGAATATCTACGTCTCTGCCGAAGAACCAACTGTGATTACTGGCCTGATAGATTGGCAATCAACCAGCATTGAGCCGGCGTTTATATATGCCAACGAGACACCTGATTTCGCTGCACTCCCAAGGGTCCCCGAGCAAGATTTACTCGAGAACGAACAAAATGAAACGGAAATTTCCGGACCAAAGGAACGAGAATTAAAAGATGCATCCGTCTGTTATCAAACATATGACGTGGTCATGACAGCCCTTATTCCTAAGCTTCGTCCTGCAAGATTACTTGATCCGACTCTTTTTCGACTCTTCCACTACTGTCACACAACTTGGAGGGACTCCGCTGTCGCAGTCCGCCAAGAGTTAATTGAGCTTTCAGCTCGCTGGGTGGAACTGGGGCTAGAGGGCCCATGTCCATATTCTCCTACAGAAGCGGAATTGAAACGGCCTGCGCGGGGATATGAAGATTTTGAGGCTGTTCAGGCACTCAAGTCATGGCTTAGAGACAACCTTGATACAAATTCTGACGGGTGGATCCCGAATGATGCATGGGATGCTGCTCGGGTTGCTCATCGCGCAGCGTATAATGAATGGATACAGACTGCCAAAGAAGCCGAGTCTCGTGGCGAAGACATGACAGTAGCAAAGGCGGACAAGATGTGGCCATTTGATGCTAGATAG